TCCTCTTTGGCGAGTCCTTCGCCGGAACCTCACCTCAGAGATCCTCCATCATTCTAGGGTTAAAAGCTTTTCTCATGCCCGCAAATGGGTTTTGCAGATACTTAAGGCAAGGCTCAGTTCCCATGTCAAATCAGGCGAGCCTGTGCGTGTAATGGATAACTTGCAGTACGTCATGTTCTGTTTACTGGTTTTCATGTGCTTTGGGGATAAACTTGATGAGAAGGTCATTAGAGAGATTGAAGATATAGAGAGAAAACTAATTGGCATTTTGCGCATCTTCAGTGTACTTGCGTTCTTCCCTACATtgggaaaatttttctttagaAAACATTGGGAGCAACTGCTTGATATGCGTCACAGAGAGGATTCTATTATAATCCCTCTAATCAGAGCCCGAAAAGAACGAAAGGAGAAGATGATCcagaaacaaaatcagaaccCAGATGATGAATTCTTCGCCTCCTATGTCGATACAATGTTCAATCTTGAAATCccagatgatgatggtgatgaagGGGGAAGACGGAAGCTCACCGAGCAAGAAATGGTTACTCTTTGTTCAGAGTTTCTAAATGCAGGAACAGACTCAACATCTGCTGCTCTGCAATGGATAATGGCTAATCTGGTGAAGCATcaagaaatccaagaaaagCTGTATTCTGAAATTAAAGGAGTACTTGTGGGtagaggtgaagaagaagaagagatcaaagaagaggattTGGCGAAGATGCCATACTTAAAGGCGGTGGTGTTGGAAGGGCTACGGCGACACCCACCAGCACACTTCGTGTTGCCACATGCTGTCACGGAAGATATTGTGTTGGACGGCCATATCATACCAAAGAATGCCACGGTTAATTTCATGGTGGCACAGATGGGGTGGGACCCAAAGGTTTGGAAAGATCCAATGGAGTTTAATCCAGAGAGGTTTTTATTGGGTGATGATCATGATCAAGGGGTAGTGTTTGATATGACAGGGAGTAGGGAGATAAAGATGATGCCGTTTGGTGCAGGGAGGAGGATTTGCCCTGGACTTACGTTAGCCATGCTACATCTGGAATATTTTGTTGCAAATTTGATTAGAGATTTCAAATGGACGGCTGTTGAGGGAGTTGGTGTTGACTTGTCAGAGAAGCAAGTGTTAACAGTTGCCATGAAAAACCCATTGCAAGCCCACATCTCTCCAAGGGTGAAATAAGAATTGATTCTCATCACTCCACCTATCAATTATATCACTTTAAATTCTACTTTCCTATTATTCGGGGTGTGCCTTGTTGCCACTAAGGTGGTTAAGCGAgaagttgaattttttttttttttaaattctcaataaaaacatttttgtttaattgtatttttttattatgacATCGTTCTCTGTGCCCCTCAGGCACATGGAGGTGGACATAATAACCACCCAGCCCTCTGAGTGGCAggtccatgtgcctgggtgcagcctgcgctgccgcacagagaacattctgcCTTTTTTATTactaaaagttatttaagtcATTGGCCTTAGCATGACACTTTATGGTATCTTGTAAATCTTATCTAGAAAGCTGTATATTATCCTTGTAATTATCTTCTAGGATCTCATTATCTTTGTAATTATTCTTGTAATTATTTCTTAGGATTTCTTTCCTTGTATATAGGAATAGATTAAGGACTCTACTTCTATATATCATCTATTAAGGATTCAATACAAGATACACCGATGCAATTGCATCTTCTCATCATTTATCCTCTTGgtattattttcttatcatGGTATCATCAGTCTAGGTCTCTAGCATTGATCCTGGTTCTTCCTCCATGGGTATCGAGAATGCATCTCCTTCATCTACCATGCCGGCGTTGCAGATTCAACAGCTCCTTAGCCTCATCCCGTCTATTAACCAGCCCTTGATCAATCTTGCTAGTAAGCATTTCTGTTTCAATTCGGTTAGCACCTGGATCTTGGATTCTGGGGCTATTGATCACATTTCTTTTGATAAATTCTTATTTTTCACTTTGTATATTGTTTTCGATTCTCATCCTATCACATTGCCTAACGGTTCCACCGTTCCTGTTACACATACTGGtagtatttctttatttcttggttttgttCTCAATCATGTTCTCCATATTCCTGCCTTTCGTTTTAACTTACTCTCTATTTCTAAATTTACAAACTCTTCCCATTGTTCGGTACTTTTTTCTGGTGCTTTCTGTGTTAGCCCAACAATCGAAGAGCATTATTGCGACAGGTAACCAACATGGAGGACTCTACTTCCTCGAATCGATCCCACCTTCACCTTTTGTTTCGGCTACCCCgttaaaaattttaatcttaatATTGTTTTTTCCAATATGTATAGATGCACCATTTGTCCTTTGGCTAAACAAGTTCGATTGCCTTTCTCGTTAACCATAATTACTACTTCTTGTTTTGAATTAGTACATTTAGACATGTGGGATCCCTATCGGACAACATATTTATCTAGTGTCCTTTGTATTAGGATAAAGATTTTACTCATTTTGATTCATgtattttgtttgttgtttagTTTGAAAtggtgttttttttcctttctctatattttggatttttttttttattttaaaattttcttggcagcacacacacaagcatcttAAATAAGAAACTCAAataatttttacttttttatccCTCTTCATTTCTTCCATGTATGTGCAttatttaaatatttctttaaaattttttatatcCAATATATAGAGATTCTTTCTATttgaagggattttcttatcaaCATCTCTTCAGGTGTCAAACAATTTGTAACTTTACTATTttgtataatatatataatttcaaTGAGGATAACTTTTGTCGTTTcatcttatatatattttagacaGTCCCTtcatatatattttacatataaaGTTAAATAAACAAGGGGCAtgcaaaagaaaattataagtTCCACATTAGTACATATATGAAacaaagggattttcttattgacatcacTTAAGaagtcaaataatttgtaaccttattttttttgtcttttagtataacacatttttcttttccaatgaaGATAAATCACgttatttcacatgtatactcaAAAAATGTACACGaaatttttgttatttgtaaACAAATGTACAAGACtatgataacttttgataattacatAATGATAAAtacttttcaaattattttgagaaCTCTTTTTTGTCCTTGAATTAAAGAACTTTGAGAATAAAACTagggacaattaaaagaagattataagttctaaatacacctctAGAGGTGCCATTTAGACAATCCCTATATACTTCCAAGCAAATTTAATTACACATGGTCCAATCAAACTCCCTAAAGCCTAGATGTAAGTCTATAAAGAATCCATAATACCtaagaatctttttttttttaaaagtaaatTCTTTCCAAGCATCTTATTCATATCTCTCATTAAAAGATACTATTTGAT
The sequence above is a segment of the Telopea speciosissima isolate NSW1024214 ecotype Mountain lineage chromosome 7, Tspe_v1, whole genome shotgun sequence genome. Coding sequences within it:
- the LOC122666868 gene encoding cytochrome P450 89A2-like, with the translated sequence MEVWFILLLSLCLCAAIKYFLHLSSHGKSKQTKLSLPPGPPKVPIIGNLIWLFKFFSDIEVTIHNLHLKYGPIITLNISSQPAIFITTHSLAHQALIENGAAFADRPPPTDSGRIITSNQHNINSAAYGPLWRVLRRNLTSEILHHSRVKSFSHARKWVLQILKARLSSHVKSGEPVRVMDNLQYVMFCLLVFMCFGDKLDEKVIREIEDIERKLIGILRIFSVLAFFPTLGKFFFRKHWEQLLDMRHREDSIIIPLIRARKERKEKMIQKQNQNPDDEFFASYVDTMFNLEIPDDDGDEGGRRKLTEQEMVTLCSEFLNAGTDSTSAALQWIMANLVKHQEIQEKLYSEIKGVLVGRGEEEEEIKEEDLAKMPYLKAVVLEGLRRHPPAHFVLPHAVTEDIVLDGHIIPKNATVNFMVAQMGWDPKVWKDPMEFNPERFLLGDDHDQGVVFDMTGSREIKMMPFGAGRRICPGLTLAMLHLEYFVANLIRDFKWTAVEGVGVDLSEKQVLTVAMKNPLQAHISPRVK